Genomic DNA from Veillonella criceti:
AACAAAGCTTTTATATCTTTAACTTTTAATTGATCAAACTCATTTTTCGTCATACTCTATCGTATCCTCAATTATAACAGGTTCTTCGTCTACACCATCTAACGTCAAATTTCCTAATTTTTGATTCCGATAATCTGCTAATACAATACGACGGGCCTTGTCTAAATCTACAACTCCACCACTTACTAAACAGCCTCGCCGACGACCAATGGACTCTAATAACTGTTCCATATCATCAAGTTCTTCCGGTTTTAATTTATATCGTTCGACCAATAAATTAGGATTATTTTCTTTCACTTGACGCAACAATTGTTTCATTACAGATTCCAGGTCATACACATCATCAGAAATAGCACCCGTCATCGCTAAACGAGCGGCTGCTCGTTGATCTTCTAGCTTAGGCCATAATACACCTGGAGTATCTAATAATTCAAGATTTTTACCAATCTTAACCCATTGCTGTCCCCGTGTATGACCTGGCTTATCTGCTGTACGAGTTGCAGCTGCACCAGCTAATTTATTAATTAAGGTTGATTTACCTACATTAGGAATCCCCAAAATGATGGTGCGCACGGAGCGACTACGTATCCCTTTCTTTAACCATTTATCAATAATAGGTTGTGACAAGCGTTCTACTGCTTTGACTAATTGTTTATTTCCTTTACCAGACTTAGAGTCAATAGCTAAGACTGTCATGCCTTGAGTGGTAAAATATTCCGTCCAAGCCTTAGTTTCTTTCGGATCCGCTAAGTCTGCCTTATTTAATACAATAATATGAGGTTTTTCACCAACAACTTCACTAATTACAGGATTGGCACTACTTCTTGGAATACGTGCATCCAATAATTCAATAACCACGTCAACCTTCTTCACATATTCCTTAATCATACGAGTAGCTTTTGCCATATGACCGGGAAACCAATGTACTACTGGAAACACATCTTGTTTCATATCTGCCATTGCTATCGCCTCCTATCATTTATCTTTTCATTTATCTTTTCATTTATCTTTTCATTTATCTTTGCCTAGTCAATATACATTCAAAACTAGGTTATTCAAAAATTACAAACTAATTTTAAAGTATCTAAAGGCAATATGAATCTCTTATTACTCACAAAACCACTTTAAAATACATCCGACTGATATAAAAAAACATTTTTATGCGATTCGTGTATTTCTAAAATTTAACCCTATATGTATTATA
This window encodes:
- the ylqF gene encoding ribosome biogenesis GTPase YlqF, with amino-acid sequence MADMKQDVFPVVHWFPGHMAKATRMIKEYVKKVDVVIELLDARIPRSSANPVISEVVGEKPHIIVLNKADLADPKETKAWTEYFTTQGMTVLAIDSKSGKGNKQLVKAVERLSQPIIDKWLKKGIRSRSVRTIILGIPNVGKSTLINKLAGAAATRTADKPGHTRGQQWVKIGKNLELLDTPGVLWPKLEDQRAAARLAMTGAISDDVYDLESVMKQLLRQVKENNPNLLVERYKLKPEELDDMEQLLESIGRRRGCLVSGGVVDLDKARRIVLADYRNQKLGNLTLDGVDEEPVIIEDTIEYDEK